TCTCCGCTTCAAAATCATGTTCATCAAGTAAACGTTTTAATAGATTCTTGGCAACGGTCGTATCAGTCGCTCCGCCCTGGCTATTGACAATAGGAAATTCTAATTCAATGCCAATGTAGACAGTTGGATTTTCTTTAATATTCTTTAAATAGCGTTCTTTTAAAATTTGGATTGAATCAATCATTTCCATTTCCTATAAATTTTTGATAGTGTTAGAGTATTATAACAAAATTTCAGGTTTTTTCCTAGTTTCAAGCAAAAACGCCTGCTTACGAAATTGTTTTTGTCTTAAAAGCAATTTCGTAAACAAGCGTCTACCTATTATCAACTATATGATGAGTGTTCCCGCTAGGAAAAAATCCTAGCGGTAGACCAGAGCTAGACTAAGAATAGAGCCTCTATTCCATCATCATAACACTCAACAAAGATTGATGATCTTATACTAATTCGATGATTGCCATTGGCGCAGCATCTCCGCGGCGCGGTTCAGTTTTCAGGATACGAGTATATCCACCGTTGCGCTCCGCATAGCGTGGTGCAATCTCAGAGAACAATTTTTGAAGAGCAGTAGTTGTAGTATACTTTTCTGTTGCTTCATCATAGTTTTCTGATGCGATTTCATTGCGTACAAAAGCTGCTGCTTGACGACGAGCGTGCAAGTCTCCACGTTTGCCCAATGTAATCATTTTTTCAACTGTTTTACGGATTTCTTTAGCACGAGCTTCAGTTGTCACGATTGATTCGTTGATTAGCAAATCAGTAGTCAAATCGCGAAGCATTGCTTTACGTTGTGAGCTAGTGCGTCCTAGTTTACGGTAAGCCATGTATTCCTCCTTTATTTATCGTTTTTTAACCCCAGACCGAGATCAGCAAGTTTAACTTTTACTTCCTCCAGACTCTTGCGTCCCAAGTTACGAACTTTCATCATTTCTGGCTCAGATTTTTCTGTCAAATCAAATACAGTATTGATACCTGCACGTTTCAAACAGTTGTATGAGCGAACTGACAAATCTAATTCTTCGATGGTCCGCTCTAAAATGCGGTCATCAGAAGTCTTTTCTGCTTCCTTCATAACGTCTGCAGCGATAGCTACTTCTGTCAGGTTAGTGAAGAGATTCAAATGTTCCGTAAGGATGCGGGCTGAAAGTCCCAAAGCATCTTCTGGAATAATTGTTCCATTCGTTAAAATTTCAAGGGTTAGTTTGTCAAAACCATCGTTGCTACCAACACGAGCTGGCTCAACCTGGTAATTAACCTTTGTCACTGGCGTATAGATAGAATCTACCGCAAGTGTTCCCACTGGTGCATCATCTTTCTTATTTTCATCTGCAGGCACATAACCACGACCGCTGTTGACAGTCATCGTTGCCTTAAAGCTTGCACCTTCTCCGATTGTAAAGAGATAATGATCAGGGTTTATAATTTCAATGTCACTGTCTGTCAAAATGTCTCCGGCAGTCACTTCTGCTGGTCCTTCAACATCCAGTTCAATAATCTTTTCGTCTTGGACGTAAGATTTTACAGCAATTCCTTTGACGTTCAGAATAATTTGCATCACGTCTTCACGGACACCGGAAATTGTATCAAACTCGTGCAAAACACCTTCAATATTGATTGAAGTAACAGCAGCACCTGGAAGTGAAGCCAAAAGCACACGGCGAAGAGAATTTCCCAGTGTTGTACCATAGCCACGCTCAAGCGGCTCTACTACAAACTTGCCATAATCTTTATTTTCATCAATTTTTGTTATATTTGGTTTTTCAAACTCAATCATTTGCTATACTCCCTCTTAAACGAAAAGCAGTGTAACGGTTAGTGATTATACACGGCGACGTTTTGGAGGACGAGCACCATTGTGTGGTACAGGAGTCACATCACGAATAGCTGTTACTTCAAGACCAGCGGCAGCAAGAGCACGAATAGCAGACTCACGACCAGAACCTGGACCTTTTACAGTAACTTCAACTGATTTCAGACCGTGTTCCTGTGCAGATTTAGCAGCTGCTTCAGATGCCATTTGGGCAGCAAATGGTGTAGATTTACGAGAACCTTTAAATCCAAGAGCTCCAGCAGATGACCAAGCAATCGCGTTACCATGCACATCAGTAATCATAACAATAGTGTTATTAAATGTAGCGTGAATATGAGCAATACCGGATTCGATATTTTTCTTCACACGACGTTTACGTGTTGGTTTAGCCAAGACTTTTTACCTCCTTATATTATTTTTTCTTACCTGCAATCGCAACAGCTTTACCTTTACGAGTGCGGGCGTTATTTTTAGTGTTTTGTCCACGG
This window of the Streptococcus sanguinis genome carries:
- the rplQ gene encoding 50S ribosomal protein L17 translates to MAYRKLGRTSSQRKAMLRDLTTDLLINESIVTTEARAKEIRKTVEKMITLGKRGDLHARRQAAAFVRNEIASENYDEATEKYTTTTALQKLFSEIAPRYAERNGGYTRILKTEPRRGDAAPMAIIELV
- a CDS encoding DNA-directed RNA polymerase subunit alpha — its product is MIEFEKPNITKIDENKDYGKFVVEPLERGYGTTLGNSLRRVLLASLPGAAVTSINIEGVLHEFDTISGVREDVMQIILNVKGIAVKSYVQDEKIIELDVEGPAEVTAGDILTDSDIEIINPDHYLFTIGEGASFKATMTVNSGRGYVPADENKKDDAPVGTLAVDSIYTPVTKVNYQVEPARVGSNDGFDKLTLEILTNGTIIPEDALGLSARILTEHLNLFTNLTEVAIAADVMKEAEKTSDDRILERTIEELDLSVRSYNCLKRAGINTVFDLTEKSEPEMMKVRNLGRKSLEEVKVKLADLGLGLKNDK
- the rpsK gene encoding 30S ribosomal protein S11, coding for MAKPTRKRRVKKNIESGIAHIHATFNNTIVMITDVHGNAIAWSSAGALGFKGSRKSTPFAAQMASEAAAKSAQEHGLKSVEVTVKGPGSGRESAIRALAAAGLEVTAIRDVTPVPHNGARPPKRRRV